One Microvirga lotononidis genomic window carries:
- a CDS encoding response regulator, protein MLASATVLVVDNDPITRELLEGILRTGGCQVLAAPTGNVGLLSLCQQRAQIDWLVTKISLPGLVDGWLLADEFHRHRPDRPVILLSEAIAEAECPSIDALVIPAIAPMRVLEALTSLGSDETSRLVNSPEIARAA, encoded by the coding sequence ATGCTAGCCTCAGCTACCGTTCTTGTCGTCGACAATGACCCGATCACACGCGAGTTGCTGGAGGGGATTCTCCGGACTGGCGGCTGCCAGGTCCTCGCTGCTCCGACTGGAAACGTGGGCCTCCTATCACTTTGTCAGCAGCGCGCTCAAATCGACTGGCTTGTAACGAAAATAAGCCTTCCCGGGCTTGTCGATGGATGGCTCCTGGCCGATGAGTTTCATCGGCACCGCCCAGACCGGCCGGTGATCCTCCTGTCCGAGGCGATCGCGGAGGCTGAATGCCCCTCCATCGATGCGCTGGTGATTCCAGCGATAGCTCCGATGCGGGTTCTTGAGGCACTGACAAGCCTGGGCAGTGATGAAACCTCGCGTCTGGTGAACTCCCCTGAGATCGCTCGAGCAGCTTGA